Proteins from a single region of Octopus bimaculoides isolate UCB-OBI-ISO-001 chromosome 11, ASM119413v2, whole genome shotgun sequence:
- the LOC106870516 gene encoding uncharacterized protein LOC106870516, with amino-acid sequence MAKYQCPSLLDRIRDISLSSVSFQCLDEFKAKPHLIHEDQKVPEYISEIHAISSSSTEEQEIIINSKKQRFNGISNNQLRHFKKNVFKKSSKKRRPRGNYPLLESPVVLHAHSNYVQYQYSKQRQAQKSSQKLMQKHRENERVRHRTLNELMNKLYKQIPGYSEYSKGTKVVTMQRAICYIVYLEKMINQVCKELRVTVDLSKMFLTVRLSREDIRRALWGYDTYEQWKNECSSTCDLVSDIESTSNNTMKPCSTVIDTERNQFSPDFNFTCETDNDNTLNIFFPNDGLVVGTYTFSIVTPTCETEVTNPELNLEQKVVLHDPTFAESAPGEVITVTQTPCLISEYKLKHPALLTGDPMLPQILENFKGVQEEQKFEASEEPAEVLKFVSPNTVSPVSFMKVTNQPTMLSNPSDLSSFKETVLINQANCDYPDRYSPDDCGQPLKYSLQRQLRSAIVKKDDDQFESYEWKFHEVANIRRQKMDRASSDKEPFDSCESKMKTDKIEYLPKIDHRRVSWMNGFMMFSQMNRRKFINANPGVHTSHISKMMGHTWRNMSEDKQRPYKEKAQKYARNMQDALLMNTPESTVSFENIPSSATEEHKLDEEISFTNAE; translated from the exons CATCACTCCTGGATAGGATTAGAG ATATTAGTCTTTCCTCAGTTTCATTTCAGTGCCTTGATGAATTTAAAGCTAAACCACATCTCATTCATGAAGACCAAAAGGTTCCAGAATATATCAGTGAGATCCATGCAATTAGTTCTAGCAGCACTGAGGAACAAGAGATAATTATTAACTCTAAGAAACAGAGGTTTAATGGTATTTCTAACAATCAATTGAGGCACTTTAAAAAGAATGTCTTCAAAAAG TCTTCTAAAAAGCGAAGACCCCGTGGAAATTACCCACTCCTCGAGTCTCCTGTTGTGCTACATGCACATTCAAATTATGTCCAATATCAGTATTCAAAACAAAGACAAGCACAAAAATCTTCACAGAAACTGATGCAAAAGCacagagaaaatgaaag agTTCGTCACCGTActttaaatgaattaatgaataaattgtaTAAACAAATACCTGGATATTCAGAATATTCTAAAGGAACTAAG GTAGTGACCATGCAACGTGCCATTTGTTATATTGTATACTTGGAGAAGATGATCAACCAAGTTTGCAAAGAGCTCAGAGTAACAGTGGACTTATCCAAAATGTTCCTAACTGTCAGACTCAGCAGAGaag ATATAAGAAGAGCCTTGTGGGGTTATGATACATATGAACAGTGGAAGAATGAATGTTCATCAACTTGTGATTtg GTTTCAGATATAGAAAGTACTTCAAACAACACCATGAAACCTTGTTCGACAGTAATAGACACAGAAAGGAACCAATTTTCTCCAGATTTCAACTTCACCTGTGAAACTGATAATgacaatacattaaatattttctttcccaaTGATGGATTGGTTGTAGGTACCTATACTTTTAGTATTGTGACTCCAACTTGTGAAACAG AAGTTACAAATCCAGAATTAAATTTAGAACAAAAAGTTGTACTTCATGATCCTACG tttgcTGAATCTGCTCCTGGCGAGGTTATTACAGTTACTCAAACTCCATGTTTGATATCTGAATATAAACTGAAGCACCCAGCTCTTCTTACTGGTGACCCAATGTTGCCTCAG ATCTTGGAAAATTTTAAAGGAGTTCAAGAAGAGCAAAAGTTTGAAGCATCTGAAGAACCTGCAGAGGTGCTCAAATTTGTCTCTCCTAACACTGTGTCTCCTGTCAGTTTTATGAAAGTTACCAATCAACCAACCATGCTTTCAAACCCTAGTGATCTCAGTTCATTCAAAGAGACAGTATTAATAAATCAAGCAAACTGTGATTACCCTGATAGATATTCACCAGATGATTGTGGGCAACCATTGAAATATAGTTTACAAAGGCAGTTAAGGAGTGCCATTGTTAAAAAAG ATGACGATCAGTTTGAATCCTATGAATGGAAGTTTCATGAAGTGGCCAATATACGACGTCAGAAGATGGATCGGGCATCTAGTGATAAGGAACCATTTGACAGTTGTGAAAG taaaatgaaaacagataaaATTGAATACCTCCCTAAAATAGATCACCGGCGAGTTTCCTGGATGAATGGTTTTATGATGTTCAGTCAGATGAATAGGAGAAAATTTATTAA tgCTAACCCTGGTGTTCACACTTCTCACATTAGTAAAATGATGGGACACACCTGGAGGAATATGTCTGAGGATAAACAAAGACCTTATAA AGAAAAGGCTCAAAAATATGCTCGAAACATGCAAGATGCTCTTCTAATGAATACACCAGAATCAacagtttcatttgaaaatataccATCATCAGCTACTGAAGAACATAAATTAGATGAAGAAATTAGCTTCACCAATGCAGAATGA
- the LOC106870555 gene encoding sarcoplasmic calcium-binding protein, with the protein MSHLEEISTDKIQFSDFVKEKIRVWFKMMDTTKDGFMAKEDFELIANRFAVQYNLDDDRAQEIYGWLVDGFKKVDNEHSGEVMPLVTQMAEAIKNGAKISEDEYIGALGQLMTVDPLIARNSLKSAVTLFFQIFDFDKDGFITCDELEKGLACFGYDNKEIIHKVFECMVKDYVGKMSQDEYVNAWLDFIFGEDKDNPFVKYFAPHLL; encoded by the coding sequence ATGTCACATTTAGAAGAGATTTCAACTGATAAAATCCAATTTTCTGACTTTGTGAAGGAGAAAATAAGAGTTTGGTTTAAAATGATGGATACTACAAAAGATGGATTCATGGCTAAAGAAGACTTTGAACTTATAGCTAATCGTTTTGCAGTGCAGTACAATTTGGATGATGACAGAGCACAAGAAATTTATGGATGGCTTGTCGATGGGTTTAAAAAGGTTGACAATGAACATAGTGGTGAGGTTATGCCATTGGTGACACAAATGGCTGAAGCAATTAAAAATGGTGCCAAAATCTCTGAGGATGAGTATATTGGTGCACTAGGACAACTTATGACAGTTGATCCACTTATAGCTCGGAACAGTCTCAAATCTGCAGTAAcattatttttccaaatatttgaCTTTGACAAAGATGGCTTTATAACATGTGATGAACTTGAAAAGGGATTGGCTTGTTTTGGATATGACAACAAGGAGATAATTCACAAGGTTTTTGAATGCATGGTGAAAGATTATGTGGGTAAAATGAGCCAGGatgaatatgtaaatgcatgGCTAGATTTTATATTTGGAGAAGATAAAGACAACCCATTTGTGAAGTATTTTGCTCCACATTTGCTTTAA